A genome region from Deltaproteobacteria bacterium includes the following:
- a CDS encoding YgiQ family radical SAM protein codes for MFLPTTRKELKAWGWEAVDVILVTGDAYIDSPFVGVAVIARILLMAGYRVGVIAQPDIRTPGEINRLGKPLLFWGVTGGCLDSMVANYTATKKKRNRDDLTPGGRNTRRPDRALITYSNLIRSLPGERVPIVLGGIEASLRRIAHYDYWADRLRRAILCDAPADYLLYGMADKSILHFAAALKSGKYPGNIRGLCYLSREKRSDYLELPSFDKVSADDRIFTRMFRLFYEHSDPITARGLCQKQDGRYLIQNPPALPLTQAELDMVHSLPFTHDVHPFYGRQGQVKALETIRFSIPTHRGCYGECSFCSIAVHQGRTIQWRSEASILEEAKRLAAHPRFKGYIQDVGGPTANMYGFECTRKLKQGACREKRCIYPRVCHRLPVNHNRHMTVLRKLRRIPGVKKVFVASGLRYDLLLHDRKNGPVYLEELIRHHISGQMKVAPEHMENHILDLMKKPAAGQLLDFKNLFERLSCGRKKQYLTYYFIAAHPGCRERDMDVLRNLVDRELGIHPEQVQIFTPLPSTYASVMYYTNKDPFTGREIFVEKTISGKERQKARLVRKGRFGFAKG; via the coding sequence ATGTTTCTTCCCACAACACGGAAAGAACTGAAGGCGTGGGGCTGGGAAGCGGTGGATGTAATTCTGGTGACGGGCGATGCCTATATCGACAGCCCCTTCGTCGGCGTCGCCGTTATCGCAAGGATTCTCCTTATGGCGGGTTATCGGGTGGGCGTCATCGCTCAACCCGATATCCGTACGCCCGGGGAGATAAACCGTCTGGGGAAACCTCTCCTTTTCTGGGGTGTTACGGGAGGCTGTCTGGATTCGATGGTCGCCAATTACACGGCGACAAAGAAAAAACGGAACCGCGATGACCTCACCCCCGGCGGTCGAAATACCCGACGGCCGGACCGAGCACTCATTACCTACAGCAATTTAATTCGTTCGCTACCCGGGGAACGTGTCCCAATTGTTCTGGGAGGCATTGAAGCCAGCCTCCGGCGGATAGCCCACTACGACTATTGGGCCGACCGGCTCCGTCGGGCCATTTTGTGCGACGCGCCGGCGGATTATCTGCTCTACGGGATGGCCGATAAAAGCATTCTCCACTTTGCCGCCGCATTGAAATCGGGGAAATATCCCGGAAATATTCGGGGTCTCTGCTATCTGTCCCGGGAGAAGAGGTCGGATTATTTGGAACTGCCATCCTTTGACAAGGTGTCTGCTGACGACAGGATTTTCACGCGAATGTTCCGGCTTTTCTATGAGCACAGCGATCCGATTACGGCCAGGGGCCTCTGCCAAAAGCAGGACGGCCGCTATCTGATCCAGAACCCACCGGCCTTACCCCTGACGCAGGCGGAGCTGGATATGGTTCACAGCCTTCCCTTCACTCACGATGTTCATCCGTTTTACGGAAGGCAGGGACAGGTCAAGGCGCTGGAGACGATTCGATTTTCCATCCCGACCCATCGAGGCTGTTACGGTGAGTGCAGTTTCTGTTCCATTGCCGTGCATCAGGGACGGACAATACAGTGGCGGAGTGAGGCGTCCATCCTGGAGGAGGCGAAGCGCTTGGCCGCCCACCCGCGGTTCAAAGGCTACATTCAGGATGTTGGCGGCCCGACGGCGAACATGTATGGCTTTGAATGCACAAGAAAACTGAAGCAGGGTGCCTGTAGAGAGAAGCGCTGTATTTATCCGCGGGTATGTCATCGGTTGCCCGTCAATCATAACCGCCACATGACTGTCTTGAGAAAACTGAGACGGATACCCGGTGTGAAAAAGGTTTTTGTTGCTTCCGGTCTTCGATACGATCTGCTTCTGCATGACCGGAAAAACGGCCCGGTCTATCTTGAAGAACTCATCCGCCATCATATATCGGGGCAGATGAAGGTGGCTCCGGAGCATATGGAGAATCATATTCTGGATCTGATGAAGAAACCGGCGGCCGGACAATTGCTCGACTTCAAAAATCTCTTTGAACGCCTGAGCTGCGGCCGGAAAAAACAGTATTTGACCTACTATTTTATTGCCGCCCATCCGGGATGCCGCGAAAGAGACATGGACGTTTTGCGGAATCTCGTAGACAGAGAGCTTGGAATCCACCCGGAACAGGTCCAAATATTCACCCCCCTGCCTTCGACCTACGCAAGTGTCATGTATTACACGAATAAGGATCCCTTTACAGGCAGGGAGATCTTTGTGGAAAAAACCATATCCGGAAAAGAAAGGCAAAAGGCGCGTCTGGTTCGCAAAGGAAGGTTTGGATTTGCGAAGGGGTAA
- a CDS encoding copper-translocating P-type ATPase, with product MTSSNKAVIHVGGLHCASCVSRLEEGLAGQAGVQDVSVNLATEKATVVFDPALTDSTRLAQAVSEIGYDVLKVEEHAREGLQKIPVSIGGMTCAACVRRVEQAIEAVPGVQGVSVNLATARAFLTYDPRDWGGLEAVRQVVSDAGYEYLGVPDEIGDDPILRAREEEIRDLKTRVFVGAFLSIVIFLGSMQHWFPFLDAIPRSVMLYSLMVLTTPVVFWVGERFLVGAYKAARQKTADMNTLVAVGALSAYLYSVAATLFPGFFSRADLLPHVYFDGAAMIVTLILLGRLLEAKAKGRTSQAIRKLMDLRPKYAWVISDGNQKEVPVEKLVEGDLILIRPGEKIPTDGVVVTGESSIDESMLTGESVPVEKSVGSKVFAATINKSGSFQFRATGVGADTVLGQIIHLVQEAQGSKAPVQRLADRIASIFVPVVFGIGLVTFLVWYFLVPEASFNRALLNFVSVLVIACPCALGLATPTAVMVGTGIGAERGILIKGGETLEMAHRLTTVVFDKTGTLTRGEPLVKEILTAEDVTAEEVLQIALSVESVSEHPLPQAIISAGKNRGLTPQVLDSFEAISGKGAKAVIDGKTCLVGNLRLMEEMNVATQGLNEQALVRAERGETCVFVAVENRIKGMVSFADQPRDSALGAIRSLERMGLEIMMITGDHLATAQAVSRSLAINRVLADVLPGDKAKAIKDLQERGQVVAMVGDGINDAPALAAADIGIALGAGTDVAMEAGDITLIRDDLNLVPSAIRLSLNTLRVIRQNLFWAFIYNILGIPIAAGVLYPFFGVLLNPKFAAAAMALSSVSVVTNSLRLRRLPV from the coding sequence ATGACGTCGTCGAATAAAGCGGTCATTCATGTCGGGGGACTTCATTGCGCTTCCTGCGTCAGTCGGCTTGAAGAGGGACTGGCCGGACAGGCGGGTGTTCAGGATGTCTCCGTCAATTTGGCCACCGAGAAGGCGACGGTTGTCTTTGATCCGGCCTTGACCGATTCGACCCGCCTCGCCCAGGCGGTGAGCGAGATCGGTTATGATGTATTGAAGGTTGAGGAACATGCTCGCGAAGGCCTGCAAAAAATCCCCGTATCCATAGGGGGCATGACCTGTGCCGCATGTGTCCGGCGAGTCGAGCAGGCAATTGAGGCGGTGCCGGGTGTTCAGGGAGTGAGTGTAAACCTGGCTACGGCGAGAGCGTTTCTGACGTATGATCCCAGGGATTGGGGTGGTCTGGAGGCTGTCAGGCAGGTTGTCAGCGATGCTGGGTATGAGTATTTGGGTGTTCCGGATGAAATCGGGGATGATCCGATTTTACGGGCACGGGAAGAGGAAATACGGGATTTGAAGACGAGGGTTTTTGTCGGGGCGTTTTTGAGCATCGTTATTTTCCTGGGCTCCATGCAGCACTGGTTCCCCTTCCTGGACGCGATTCCCAGAAGCGTGATGCTCTATTCGCTTATGGTTCTGACGACACCGGTTGTGTTCTGGGTGGGCGAACGCTTTCTGGTCGGCGCCTACAAGGCGGCTCGCCAGAAAACGGCTGATATGAACACGCTTGTGGCTGTCGGTGCTCTGTCGGCCTACCTCTATTCAGTTGCGGCGACCCTGTTCCCCGGGTTTTTCTCCCGGGCCGATCTTTTGCCGCATGTCTATTTCGATGGGGCCGCCATGATCGTTACCCTGATTCTCCTCGGTCGTCTTCTGGAGGCCAAGGCGAAAGGAAGGACATCACAGGCAATCCGGAAACTCATGGATTTGAGGCCCAAATATGCCTGGGTGATCAGTGATGGCAATCAAAAAGAAGTCCCCGTAGAGAAATTGGTTGAAGGTGACCTGATCCTGATCCGTCCCGGAGAAAAAATTCCCACGGACGGGGTTGTGGTCACGGGAGAATCCTCCATCGATGAATCGATGTTGACCGGGGAAAGCGTGCCCGTAGAAAAGAGCGTTGGGAGTAAAGTTTTTGCTGCAACCATAAACAAATCCGGAAGTTTTCAATTCCGCGCCACAGGAGTCGGTGCCGACACGGTTCTCGGGCAAATCATCCACCTCGTTCAGGAAGCGCAAGGTTCCAAGGCTCCGGTACAACGGCTGGCGGACCGGATTGCATCCATTTTTGTCCCGGTCGTCTTTGGTATCGGCTTGGTCACCTTTCTCGTTTGGTATTTTCTGGTTCCGGAAGCCTCATTCAACCGGGCACTCCTGAATTTTGTTTCCGTTCTCGTGATCGCCTGTCCTTGCGCCCTGGGTTTGGCGACACCGACGGCGGTGATGGTCGGAACCGGGATCGGGGCGGAACGGGGTATTCTGATCAAGGGTGGTGAAACGCTGGAAATGGCGCACCGGTTGACAACGGTGGTGTTCGACAAAACGGGGACACTGACCCGGGGCGAACCTCTGGTCAAGGAAATCCTGACCGCGGAGGATGTCACGGCGGAGGAGGTTTTGCAGATAGCCCTGTCTGTGGAATCCGTATCGGAACACCCCCTGCCCCAGGCTATCATCAGCGCGGGAAAGAATCGGGGCTTGACGCCGCAGGTTCTGGACTCCTTCGAGGCTATCTCTGGGAAAGGGGCGAAAGCCGTCATCGACGGAAAAACCTGTCTGGTGGGGAATCTCCGGTTGATGGAGGAAATGAATGTTGCGACGCAGGGGTTGAACGAACAGGCTCTTGTCAGGGCGGAACGGGGTGAAACCTGCGTATTCGTCGCCGTCGAAAACAGGATCAAGGGGATGGTTTCTTTTGCCGATCAGCCGCGGGATTCGGCCTTGGGCGCCATCAGATCTCTTGAGCGGATGGGGCTCGAGATCATGATGATTACCGGAGACCACCTCGCCACCGCCCAGGCGGTGAGCAGATCCCTTGCCATCAACCGCGTGCTGGCCGATGTTCTGCCGGGCGACAAGGCCAAAGCGATTAAGGATCTTCAGGAGCGGGGGCAGGTGGTGGCCATGGTGGGGGATGGGATCAACGATGCGCCGGCCCTGGCGGCGGCCGATATCGGTATCGCCCTGGGGGCCGGAACGGATGTCGCAATGGAGGCGGGTGATATAACGCTGATTCGTGACGATCTCAACCTGGTTCCATCGGCGATCCGTTTGTCCCTGAACACCCTGAGGGTTATCCGCCAGAACCTCTTCTGGGCGTTTATTTATAATATACTCGGCATTCCAATCGCGGCGGGTGTGCTTTATCCTTTTTTCGGCGTGCTGCTCAATCCCAAATTTGCCGCTGCGGCCATGGCCTTGAGTTCCGTTTCCGTGGTGACCAATTCTCTGAGATTGAGGCGGCTTCCCGTCTGA
- a CDS encoding heavy-metal-associated domain-containing protein: protein MKKIIVRGMSCEHCVKAVTKALNSVAGVTDVQVDLATGQATFEETVPVDMTAVEAAVRKAGYDVVE from the coding sequence ATGAAAAAAATAATCGTTCGCGGCATGTCCTGTGAGCATTGTGTCAAAGCGGTGACCAAGGCTTTGAACAGCGTTGCGGGTGTGACGGATGTCCAAGTGGATTTGGCGACAGGGCAGGCGACTTTTGAAGAAACGGTGCCCGTCGATATGACGGCCGTTGAAGCAGCCGTGCGAAAGGCAGGCTATGACGTCGTCGAATAA
- the wrbA gene encoding NAD(P)H:quinone oxidoreductase produces MKILIVFYSAYGHVYRMAEAVAKGAKEVAGAQISLRRVPETLSDELLKAIGCFDVQKTFAHVPVCAVEELAVADAIIFGVPTRFGNMCGQMRQFLDGTGGLWAKGALVGKVGSVFTSSGTQHGGQESTILSFHTTLLHHGMIIVGLPYTFDEQTQTDIVAGCSPYGASTIAGNTGERVPNEQELAGARFQGRHVATITAKLFG; encoded by the coding sequence ATGAAAATCTTGATCGTTTTTTATTCCGCTTACGGGCATGTCTATCGAATGGCCGAAGCGGTTGCAAAGGGGGCAAAAGAGGTGGCGGGAGCACAAATTTCTCTCCGGCGCGTGCCGGAAACCCTGTCGGATGAATTGTTGAAAGCGATCGGATGCTTCGACGTACAAAAAACGTTTGCCCATGTGCCAGTCTGCGCCGTGGAGGAACTGGCTGTTGCCGACGCGATCATTTTCGGTGTTCCGACCCGTTTCGGCAACATGTGTGGTCAGATGCGTCAGTTTTTGGATGGAACAGGCGGACTCTGGGCGAAAGGGGCCTTGGTGGGCAAGGTAGGAAGTGTTTTTACGAGTTCGGGGACGCAGCATGGCGGGCAGGAATCAACCATTCTCAGTTTTCACACGACGCTTTTGCATCATGGAATGATTATTGTGGGCCTGCCCTATACATTTGACGAACAAACCCAGACGGATATCGTTGCGGGGTGCTCGCCTTACGGGGCCTCAACGATTGCCGGCAACACGGGAGAACGCGTGCCCAACGAGCAGGAATTGGCAGGCGCACGCTTTCAAGGGAGGCATGTAGCGACCATAACCGCCAAACTTTTTGGATGA